A single region of the Thermotoga profunda AZM34c06 genome encodes:
- a CDS encoding ABC transporter substrate-binding protein: MLKKMGISLLILLMISCSIFGTFVSDEWTAVNQYRREGPYVIGFSNSFMGISWRTQFMAEFEEMQKAFGPIIKQIYVTNADNQIAKQIADIEDLLAKGVHGLVVDPVSPTALVPIIERAYEMGIPVVIINDKINTDKIAAYRSTDDFEFGKAGAEWLVKALNGKGKVAALRGVAGHGVDDDRWAGAKSVFDKYPNIKIVAQEFAGWSYDTGKVAMQNILAAHPDLAGVWSCGGAMSRAAVDVLLESGRKLIPVTGEDENGFLKKWQQLRSKGFSSIAPSKPTWITRVGLQTLIDLLMGIPVPKVMIYPTPLITDENLDKYVKPDLPDTYWANSLLLEKQVKELLKGQ; encoded by the coding sequence ATGTTAAAGAAAATGGGTATTAGTTTATTAATACTTCTTATGATTTCTTGCTCTATCTTTGGAACATTCGTTTCTGATGAATGGACTGCTGTCAATCAATACAGAAGAGAAGGACCATATGTGATTGGTTTCAGTAATAGCTTTATGGGAATATCATGGAGGACTCAGTTCATGGCTGAGTTTGAGGAAATGCAGAAGGCTTTTGGTCCAATTATTAAACAAATATATGTGACGAATGCCGACAATCAAATAGCAAAGCAAATAGCAGATATTGAAGATCTTTTAGCAAAAGGCGTTCACGGTCTTGTTGTTGATCCGGTATCACCAACTGCTCTTGTCCCAATAATCGAAAGGGCTTATGAAATGGGTATTCCTGTTGTGATAATCAACGACAAAATAAACACAGACAAAATTGCTGCTTACAGAAGTACCGATGACTTCGAATTTGGTAAAGCAGGAGCAGAGTGGTTGGTTAAGGCTTTGAATGGAAAAGGTAAAGTTGCTGCTTTGAGAGGAGTAGCAGGTCACGGTGTTGATGATGATAGATGGGCTGGTGCCAAATCTGTTTTTGACAAGTATCCCAATATAAAAATCGTAGCTCAGGAGTTTGCAGGCTGGTCTTATGATACAGGTAAAGTTGCCATGCAAAATATTCTTGCAGCACATCCAGATCTTGCCGGAGTTTGGTCCTGTGGTGGTGCGATGTCCAGAGCAGCTGTTGATGTTCTTCTTGAAAGTGGTCGCAAGCTTATCCCGGTTACGGGAGAAGATGAAAATGGATTTCTCAAGAAATGGCAACAGTTGAGAAGCAAGGGATTCTCAAGTATCGCCCCAAGTAAACCAACCTGGATAACTCGTGTTGGACTTCAAACCTTGATAGATTTACTCATGGGTATTCCAGTTCCAAAAGTGATGATATATCCTACTCCACTCATAACAGATGAAAACCTTGACAAATACGTAAAACCAGATCTTCCAGATACTTACTGGGCAAATTCACTGTTGCTTGAAAAACAGGTTAAGGAACTTCTTAAAGGTCAATGA
- a CDS encoding cyclase family protein has protein sequence MYVELSNILHSSIPNYPDSLPERLESILSQERGDVSNTSVLHHYTHNGTHVDAPYHFDSKGKRIHEITLESFVYEHPLLINLPKRPQQKISVTEIKDTPGIDSADLLMFRTGFAILRDKDPVAYRFLFPALDKTLAAFIREELPMVKAVMIDFLSVDTLVDGYRENFPAHKMLLSSEVSKKRPVLIIEDVNLEPLVGKVIKRVFAVPIRIKDADGAPVSVIAEIS, from the coding sequence ATGTATGTAGAATTGTCGAACATACTTCACAGTTCAATACCAAACTATCCAGATAGTCTGCCAGAAAGATTGGAAAGCATTTTATCACAGGAAAGGGGGGATGTTAGTAATACTTCAGTACTTCATCATTACACACATAATGGGACGCATGTCGATGCTCCATATCATTTTGACAGCAAAGGCAAACGTATTCACGAGATAACATTGGAAAGCTTTGTATATGAACATCCATTGTTGATAAATTTACCCAAAAGACCACAACAGAAAATCTCTGTTACAGAAATTAAGGACACGCCGGGGATAGACTCAGCTGATCTTCTTATGTTTCGAACTGGTTTTGCGATATTGAGGGACAAAGATCCAGTTGCTTACAGATTTTTGTTCCCAGCACTTGATAAAACATTAGCTGCTTTCATACGTGAGGAATTACCAATGGTGAAAGCTGTTATGATTGATTTTCTCAGCGTTGATACACTTGTCGATGGCTATCGTGAGAATTTCCCTGCCCACAAGATGTTGCTGTCTTCAGAAGTTTCAAAAAAGAGACCAGTTCTAATAATCGAAGATGTCAATTTGGAACCATTGGTTGGAAAGGTTATCAAGAGAGTTTTTGCTGTACCTATACGAATTAAAGATGCCGATGGAGCACCTGTTTCTGTTATCGCAGAAATAAGCTGA
- a CDS encoding gluconokinase — MSTYLAGLDIGTSSVKLSLWNLENEEIVLQSTEDYPTFQDDRRQVYQDAQEVYQAVLRQLTRAIKTLQDKTALSNSLIVVLDTALHTLLLLDEHMSPLTGVIPWIDERADSVAEEITKTDLSKEIHKRTGCPVDPVYPLYKLIWFRKNEPELLERSAKIASIKDFLIFKLTGKFVVDFAVASGTGYFDIRRKHWAKDLIKDLSGIDSTKLPELVSPYESFDASKEIKDYLDARKISIKFVSGISDAAASSIGATLDDRNLMTISMGTSAAVRRISNAPLIEDKMPENGIWCYAVDENSYIIGLALKNGGCLIEWWTKNFLGGRNYDKVGKLLGEMLNGSYSTHGRMIFIPTVYGMRSPRWVPNRTGALLGLSPTSNLNEATKTVAQGLAFNLRRAFETVLNETRGSLGETSGIVATGGLCQIPNWLEFLANVLNKPITVRQNRYDASNGSALLYLRDTPKGLLKKLTEGSSIYQPKSSLVSKYDEIYSSWLTQMNWWEGR; from the coding sequence GTGAGCACTTACTTAGCAGGTCTTGACATTGGGACATCAAGTGTAAAACTTTCACTTTGGAATCTGGAGAATGAAGAAATTGTTCTTCAATCAACAGAAGATTATCCAACCTTTCAAGATGATCGTCGACAAGTTTATCAGGATGCACAAGAAGTATACCAAGCGGTGCTAAGGCAGCTCACAAGGGCTATAAAAACATTGCAAGACAAGACCGCCTTGAGTAACTCATTGATAGTTGTACTTGATACCGCGTTGCACACCCTTCTTCTTCTCGATGAACACATGAGCCCATTAACTGGTGTGATACCTTGGATTGATGAAAGAGCCGATTCAGTTGCTGAAGAAATTACAAAAACCGATCTTTCTAAAGAAATCCACAAGCGAACAGGCTGTCCTGTCGATCCTGTTTATCCTCTTTATAAACTGATTTGGTTCAGGAAAAATGAGCCAGAGTTGTTAGAAAGATCAGCGAAAATTGCATCAATCAAAGATTTTCTGATTTTCAAGTTGACAGGAAAATTTGTCGTTGATTTTGCTGTAGCTTCAGGTACAGGATATTTTGATATTCGAAGAAAGCATTGGGCTAAAGATTTGATAAAAGACCTATCTGGTATTGATTCTACAAAATTACCAGAGCTTGTTTCACCATATGAATCGTTCGATGCATCAAAAGAAATAAAAGATTACCTCGATGCACGAAAGATATCTATCAAGTTCGTCAGTGGTATATCGGATGCTGCCGCATCCAGCATTGGTGCAACTCTTGATGACAGAAATTTGATGACTATTTCAATGGGAACCAGTGCCGCTGTGAGGAGAATATCAAACGCTCCCCTTATAGAAGACAAAATGCCCGAAAACGGGATATGGTGTTACGCCGTGGACGAAAATTCTTACATCATTGGGCTTGCATTGAAAAACGGTGGCTGTCTTATTGAATGGTGGACGAAGAATTTTCTTGGTGGTAGGAATTACGACAAAGTGGGGAAATTGTTAGGTGAGATGCTCAATGGCTCTTATTCAACACATGGCAGAATGATTTTTATTCCAACTGTTTATGGTATGCGATCACCACGGTGGGTACCAAATCGAACGGGGGCATTGTTGGGTCTTTCTCCAACAAGCAATCTTAACGAAGCAACTAAGACAGTTGCACAAGGGCTTGCTTTCAACTTAAGAAGGGCATTTGAAACTGTTCTGAATGAAACAAGAGGCAGTTTAGGGGAAACATCAGGCATTGTTGCCACGGGAGGATTGTGTCAAATACCAAATTGGCTCGAATTTCTCGCTAATGTGCTTAACAAACCTATAACTGTGAGACAGAACAGGTACGACGCCTCTAATGGATCCGCTCTCTTATATTTAAGAGATACACCTAAAGGATTGCTAAAAAAATTGACAGAAGGAAGTAGTATCTATCAACCTAAGAGTTCCTTGGTTTCCAAGTACGATGAAATCTATTCCTCTTGGCTTACTCAAATGAATTGGTGGGAAGGGAGGTGA
- a CDS encoding ABC transporter substrate-binding protein, with translation MRKRFTLICLMLLVLSTIILADGWTNVAQYAKKPPYVIGWSINNAGISWRTEYIEEFKQQAKRLGNLIKDVIILNADSNIAKQIADIEDLVARGVDALIVDPQSPTALAPIIEEVYKKGIPVIIVNDPIETDKYTCYISTDDFEFGKVGAEWLVQKLGGKGNVAILDGLPGMGVAIERFNGAMSVFQKYPNIKIIAHEYGAWSYDKGKIATQNIIAAHSGKIDGIWSSGGEMTLGAIDAFLEAGLPLIPMTGEALNGFVKRWIQVRNKGFSSIAPYKPTWLSAAALEYAVQALIGFPVPKKIIYPTPVFNEKDIDKIVRQDLPDSYWLGSLLPDEVIKEIFKGQ, from the coding sequence ATGAGAAAGAGGTTTACATTGATATGTTTGATGTTGTTGGTTTTAAGTACAATTATCCTTGCTGATGGATGGACGAATGTTGCTCAATATGCAAAGAAACCTCCTTATGTGATCGGTTGGAGTATTAACAACGCAGGAATCTCCTGGAGAACGGAATATATTGAGGAATTCAAACAGCAGGCGAAAAGATTAGGTAATCTTATAAAGGATGTAATTATTCTCAATGCTGATAGCAACATAGCAAAACAGATAGCAGACATTGAGGATCTGGTTGCAAGAGGTGTTGATGCACTGATTGTTGATCCTCAATCTCCTACCGCATTAGCTCCAATCATAGAGGAAGTTTATAAAAAAGGAATACCAGTAATCATAGTCAATGATCCAATAGAAACCGATAAATACACTTGTTATATAAGCACAGACGATTTTGAATTCGGAAAAGTAGGTGCTGAGTGGCTGGTACAAAAACTCGGTGGAAAAGGAAATGTTGCAATCCTTGATGGCCTGCCAGGTATGGGTGTAGCAATAGAGAGATTCAATGGAGCTATGTCGGTGTTTCAGAAGTATCCAAACATAAAAATCATAGCTCATGAATATGGCGCCTGGTCATATGATAAAGGGAAAATCGCCACGCAAAATATCATCGCTGCTCATAGTGGGAAGATTGATGGAATATGGTCAAGTGGCGGTGAGATGACACTCGGAGCCATCGATGCTTTCTTAGAAGCAGGTTTACCATTGATTCCTATGACAGGAGAAGCACTGAATGGTTTTGTTAAAAGGTGGATTCAGGTCCGCAATAAAGGATTCTCAAGCATAGCTCCTTACAAACCCACTTGGCTCAGTGCAGCAGCTTTAGAATATGCTGTCCAGGCATTGATTGGATTTCCCGTCCCAAAGAAAATAATCTACCCAACCCCAGTATTTAATGAAAAAGATATCGACAAGATTGTCAGACAAGATCTACCAGATTCTTATTGGCTTGGTTCATTGTTGCCTGATGAAGTTATAAAAGAAATCTTCAAGGGTCAATGA